Proteins from a genomic interval of Sphingomonas sp. Y38-1Y:
- the infA gene encoding translation initiation factor IF-1: MAKEELLEMRGRVVELLPNAMFRVRLENDHEILGHTAGKMRKNRIRVLVGDEVLVELTPYDLTKGRITYRFMPGRGGPGPSSSS; the protein is encoded by the coding sequence TTGGCCAAGGAAGAACTGCTCGAAATGCGCGGGCGCGTGGTGGAATTGCTCCCCAACGCGATGTTTCGCGTCCGCCTCGAGAACGATCACGAGATTTTGGGGCACACCGCCGGCAAGATGCGCAAGAACCGCATCCGCGTGCTGGTGGGCGACGAGGTGCTGGTCGAACTGACCCCCTATGACCTCACCAAGGGGCGCATCACCTATCGCTTCATGCCGGGTCGCGGTGGCCCCGGCCCGTCGTCGTCGTCCTGA
- a CDS encoding energy transducer TonB: MVVLPLPPPPIVVAEKPGPGVQATSGAADVPGPGTGAGGVGNGFGAGGSGDGEGGGWEDETPPIQIRGDISRADYPAHLADNGIGGTVGVRYRVDPDGRARDCRVTRSSGVRELDTLTCDYIQRRFRFRPSRDGRGRPVSAEIVENHEWVAERVMEEE, encoded by the coding sequence ATGGTCGTCCTGCCCCTGCCTCCGCCGCCGATCGTCGTCGCCGAAAAGCCCGGCCCCGGCGTCCAGGCGACCAGCGGCGCGGCCGACGTGCCGGGTCCGGGAACGGGCGCGGGCGGTGTCGGCAACGGCTTCGGCGCCGGGGGCTCGGGCGATGGCGAGGGTGGAGGCTGGGAGGACGAGACGCCGCCCATCCAGATCCGCGGCGACATCAGCCGCGCCGACTATCCCGCGCACCTGGCCGACAACGGCATCGGCGGGACGGTGGGCGTGCGTTATCGTGTCGACCCCGATGGCCGCGCACGCGATTGCCGCGTTACCCGGTCGAGCGGCGTGCGCGAACTCGACACGCTCACCTGCGACTATATCCAGCGCCGCTTTCGCTTCCGCCCCTCCCGCGACGGCCGCGGCCGTCCGGTCTCGGCCGAAATCGTCGAGAACCACGAATGGGTCGCGGAACGGGTGATGGAGGAAGAATGA
- a CDS encoding Ppx/GppA phosphatase family protein yields the protein MGDPSAQSPKRHRPGPVPARSADPPGKRRARGSEPRHYAALDLGTNNCRLLIARPQGQGFAVIDAFSRIVRLGEGLAASGRLSDAAIERTIAALKICAEKLKRRNVTLARSVATEACRRASNGPEFITRVLAETGIRLDIISAEEEARLAVLGCHALLEPGDGPALVFDIGGGSTELVLVDNREPAPRVLDWHSAPWGVVSLTEGVPPEPDEALIDHYARMRDRVAQAFAPFAARVGRPVGVPRLLGTSGTVTTLASVHLGLSAYDRSAIDGLIVPADAMREVSGRLAAMNLSERSRVPCIGSERADLVVAGCAILEAILDLWPAERLGIADRGIREGILRRLMQGPA from the coding sequence ATGGGGGACCCTTCCGCCCAGTCGCCGAAGCGGCACCGCCCCGGACCGGTGCCTGCCCGATCGGCCGACCCGCCCGGCAAGCGCCGCGCGCGCGGGTCAGAACCGCGGCATTATGCCGCGCTCGACCTTGGCACCAACAATTGCCGGTTGCTGATCGCCCGTCCGCAGGGACAGGGCTTTGCCGTGATCGACGCGTTCTCGCGGATCGTCCGGCTGGGCGAGGGCCTGGCCGCCAGCGGCCGGCTGTCCGATGCCGCGATCGAGCGGACGATCGCCGCGCTCAAGATCTGTGCCGAGAAGCTGAAGCGCCGCAACGTCACCCTCGCACGATCGGTCGCGACCGAGGCGTGCCGCCGCGCCTCCAACGGCCCCGAGTTCATTACGCGCGTGCTTGCCGAAACCGGCATCCGCCTGGACATCATCTCCGCCGAAGAGGAAGCGCGGCTGGCGGTGCTCGGCTGCCATGCGCTGCTCGAACCCGGCGACGGGCCGGCGCTGGTCTTCGACATCGGCGGCGGCTCGACCGAGCTCGTCCTCGTCGATAACCGCGAGCCGGCACCGCGTGTGCTCGACTGGCACAGCGCGCCCTGGGGCGTCGTGTCGCTGACAGAGGGCGTGCCGCCCGAACCTGATGAGGCGCTTATCGACCATTATGCCCGCATGCGCGACCGCGTCGCCCAGGCCTTCGCCCCCTTCGCTGCCCGCGTCGGCCGGCCGGTCGGCGTGCCGCGCCTGCTCGGCACCAGCGGCACGGTGACGACGCTGGCGAGCGTCCATCTGGGTCTGTCGGCCTATGACCGCTCCGCGATCGACGGCCTGATCGTGCCCGCCGATGCGATGCGGGAGGTGAGCGGGCGCTTGGCGGCCATGAACCTGTCCGAACGATCGCGCGTACCGTGCATCGGCAGCGAGCGCGCCGACCTGGTCGTGGCGGGCTGCGCGATCCTGGAGGCGATCCTCGACCTCTGGCCCGCCGAGCGGCTGGGCATCGCCGACCGCGGCATCCGCGAGGGCATCCTGCGCCGCCTGATGCAGGGGCCGGCATGA
- a CDS encoding RlmE family RNA methyltransferase — protein MSRGGSGSRVRVRTSRGRTAQSNRWLERQLNDPYVKRAKAEGYRSRAAYKLIELDEKFSFLRGSKRVVDLGLAPGGWSQVVRRRLPQASVVGIDLLPVDPIDGVTILQMDFLTDAAPDRLKEALGGEADLVLSDMAANTVGHPQTDALRTAALVEAAHLFACEVLREGGTFVAKVFAGGGDSAMVAEMKRNFASVKHAKPPSSRKGSVEWFVVAAGFKGRREAE, from the coding sequence ATGAGCCGCGGCGGCAGCGGCAGCCGGGTGCGCGTGCGCACCTCGCGCGGGCGGACGGCGCAGTCGAACCGCTGGCTGGAACGGCAGCTCAACGACCCGTACGTCAAGCGCGCCAAGGCCGAGGGCTATCGCAGCCGCGCGGCTTACAAGCTGATCGAGCTCGACGAGAAATTCTCGTTCCTGAGGGGCTCGAAGCGCGTCGTCGACCTAGGCCTGGCCCCCGGCGGCTGGAGCCAGGTCGTGCGCCGGCGCCTGCCGCAGGCGAGCGTCGTCGGCATCGACCTGCTGCCCGTCGACCCGATCGACGGCGTCACGATCCTCCAGATGGATTTCCTGACCGACGCCGCGCCAGACCGGCTGAAGGAAGCGCTGGGGGGCGAGGCGGACCTCGTCCTGTCCGACATGGCCGCCAACACCGTCGGCCACCCGCAGACCGACGCGCTGCGCACCGCGGCACTGGTCGAGGCGGCGCATCTGTTCGCCTGCGAGGTGCTGCGCGAAGGCGGCACCTTCGTCGCCAAGGTGTTCGCCGGCGGCGGCGACAGCGCGATGGTCGCCGAAATGAAGCGCAACTTCGCCAGCGTGAAGCACGCCAAGCCGCCGTCGAGCCGCAAGGGATCGGTCGAGTGGTTCGTCGTCGCGGCCGGGTTCAAGGGGCGGCGCGAGGCGGAGTAG
- the mnmA gene encoding tRNA 2-thiouridine(34) synthase MnmA — MILPDFQLSAPLSARRIVVAMSGGVDSSVVAALAARSGAETIGITLQLYDHGEATARPGACCAGRDIRDARAVCDKLGIAHYVFDHETSFREQVVDDFADEYLAGRTPIPCVKCNMGPKFTDLFALARQLGADCLATGHYVRRVEGAHGAELHRAVDPARDQSYFLFATTRVQLDYLRFPLGGLPKAAVRELAAELGLGVAAKPDSQDICFVPDGDYAGLVRKLRPEAAEGGAIVHVDGRVLGRHPGLVNYTVGQRRGLEIGGLAEPLYVVRLDATAKRVIVGPRAALAVGAARIEGLNWLGEGAEGAAMTVKVRSLARPVPARLEGDRVLFDAPEYGVAPGQAAVLYAGDRVLGGGWIAETEPARVVEAA, encoded by the coding sequence ATGATCCTGCCCGATTTCCAGCTTTCCGCGCCCTTGTCGGCGCGCCGTATTGTCGTCGCCATGTCGGGCGGCGTCGACAGTTCGGTCGTGGCGGCGCTGGCCGCGCGGTCGGGGGCGGAGACGATCGGCATCACGCTCCAGCTCTACGACCATGGCGAAGCGACGGCGCGGCCGGGCGCATGCTGCGCCGGACGCGACATCCGCGACGCGCGCGCGGTGTGCGACAAGCTGGGCATCGCGCATTACGTGTTCGACCACGAGACGAGCTTTCGCGAGCAGGTGGTCGACGACTTCGCCGACGAATATCTCGCCGGCCGCACGCCGATCCCGTGCGTGAAATGCAACATGGGGCCCAAGTTCACCGACCTGTTCGCGCTGGCGCGCCAACTGGGGGCCGACTGCCTGGCGACCGGGCACTATGTTCGCCGGGTCGAGGGGGCGCACGGCGCCGAGCTCCACCGCGCGGTCGATCCCGCGCGCGACCAGAGTTATTTCCTGTTCGCGACGACGCGCGTGCAGCTCGATTACCTGCGCTTCCCGCTGGGCGGCCTGCCCAAGGCGGCGGTGCGCGAGCTTGCGGCCGAACTCGGCCTGGGTGTCGCCGCCAAGCCCGACAGCCAGGACATCTGCTTCGTCCCCGACGGCGACTATGCCGGTTTGGTGCGCAAGCTGCGTCCCGAAGCGGCCGAGGGCGGGGCGATCGTCCATGTCGACGGCCGCGTGCTCGGGCGGCATCCGGGGCTGGTGAACTATACGGTCGGCCAGCGGCGCGGGCTGGAGATCGGCGGGCTGGCCGAGCCGCTCTATGTGGTCCGGCTGGATGCCACGGCCAAGCGCGTGATCGTCGGTCCGCGCGCGGCGCTGGCGGTCGGCGCGGCGCGGATCGAAGGGCTGAACTGGCTGGGCGAGGGGGCCGAGGGCGCGGCGATGACGGTCAAGGTGCGCTCGCTGGCGCGGCCCGTGCCCGCGCGGCTGGAGGGCGACCGGGTGCTGTTCGATGCGCCCGAATATGGCGTGGCGCCAGGTCAGGCAGCGGTGCTGTACGCAGGCGACCGCGTGCTCGGCGGCGGCTGGATCGCCGAGACCGAGCCGGCGCGGGTGGTGGAGGCGGCCTGA
- a CDS encoding DUF1153 domain-containing protein yields MIENQKIRPAKVIGPLGEPLTLDTLPPPNTTRWVVRRKAEVVAAVNGGLLSVDEVCERYGLTVEEFAGWQRAIDRSGMPGLRVTRIQHYRSLYERQQKY; encoded by the coding sequence ATGATCGAGAACCAGAAAATCAGGCCGGCAAAGGTGATCGGGCCGCTCGGCGAGCCGCTGACGCTCGACACGCTGCCGCCGCCCAACACCACGCGGTGGGTCGTGCGTCGCAAGGCCGAAGTGGTCGCCGCGGTCAATGGCGGGCTCCTGTCCGTCGACGAGGTGTGCGAACGCTATGGCCTGACGGTCGAGGAATTCGCCGGGTGGCAGCGCGCCATCGATCGCTCGGGCATGCCGGGCCTGCGCGTCACCCGCATCCAGCATTATCGTTCGCTCTACGAGCGGCAGCAGAAATACTGA
- a CDS encoding GlsB/YeaQ/YmgE family stress response membrane protein produces the protein MGLIIWLVVGGVVGWLASMVMRTDAQQGILLNIVVGIVGAFVGGLLFGGSINAGVTLYTFISSLVGAIILLAIVNLVRRGRVR, from the coding sequence GTGGGTCTTATCATCTGGCTGGTGGTCGGCGGTGTGGTTGGTTGGCTGGCCAGCATGGTCATGCGCACCGATGCGCAGCAGGGTATCCTGCTCAACATCGTCGTCGGCATCGTCGGCGCGTTCGTCGGCGGCCTGCTGTTCGGCGGCTCGATCAACGCCGGCGTGACGCTGTACACCTTCATCAGCTCGCTGGTCGGTGCAATCATCCTGCTGGCGATCGTCAACCTCGTCCGTCGCGGCCGCGTCCGCTAA
- a CDS encoding SIMPL domain-containing protein, with the protein MRMMTATLIAAAAMPAMAAAQQVATTPILPDAALLDVVAEGRSVRTPDLAVIDAGVVTQAPTAAAALSENAQRMDRVLTALKRAGVADRDVRTATISLSPQYRYGENVPPVITGYQASNRVTVRFRDIARSGTILDTLVREGANQIEGPTLTLANPDAAMDEARADAIARARARAELYAKAAGLRVERIVAIGEGSERVGGPIQPQMMMARMDAAPATRITAGEQDITATVTVRFVLK; encoded by the coding sequence ATGAGGATGATGACCGCAACGCTGATCGCCGCCGCTGCGATGCCGGCGATGGCCGCCGCACAGCAGGTCGCGACGACGCCGATCCTGCCCGACGCGGCGCTGCTCGACGTGGTCGCGGAGGGGCGGTCGGTGCGGACGCCCGACCTCGCCGTCATCGACGCGGGCGTGGTGACGCAGGCGCCGACCGCGGCGGCGGCGCTGTCGGAGAATGCGCAGCGCATGGACCGCGTGCTCACCGCGCTGAAGCGCGCGGGCGTTGCCGACCGCGATGTGCGCACCGCGACGATCAGCCTGTCGCCGCAATATCGCTATGGCGAGAACGTGCCGCCGGTCATCACCGGCTATCAGGCGTCGAACCGCGTCACCGTCCGCTTTCGCGACATCGCCAGGAGCGGGACCATCCTCGACACGCTGGTGCGAGAGGGCGCGAACCAGATCGAGGGTCCAACGCTGACGCTCGCCAACCCGGATGCGGCGATGGACGAGGCGCGTGCCGATGCGATCGCGCGTGCCCGGGCGCGGGCCGAACTCTACGCCAAGGCGGCGGGGCTGCGCGTCGAGCGGATCGTCGCGATCGGAGAGGGAAGCGAGCGCGTCGGCGGCCCGATCCAGCCGCAGATGATGATGGCGCGGATGGACGCGGCGCCCGCGACGCGGATCACCGCGGGCGAGCAGGACATCACCGCCACGGTGACCGTGCGGTTCGTGCTGAAGTGA
- a CDS encoding efflux RND transporter periplasmic adaptor subunit, whose amino-acid sequence MNYETSTIDADGRLLTDASAPPPSRRKRWIIAVVLVLVAALAAWYFLRPKPVEVDPLKGNGARATQIPSISVAVPGRDTVRTIISGTGSLAARREMPIGVVGEGGLVTRVLVEPGSWVRAGQVLATVDRSVQAETAESLAAQVRVARADAEIAESELTRAQQLVDRGFISKADVERRTATRDAARARVSVAEAQLGETRARNRRLDIRSPASGLVLARAVEPGQIVGGGQGVLFRIAMDGQMEMRAQLAESDLVRVRAGAPAEVTPVGSTTAVKGQVWQVSPIIDPQTRQGIARIALPYAESLRPGGFASASIVAGAAVAPQLPESAVLSDGKGNFVYIVDAKNQVVRRDVRIGEVSDRGVSIASGLDGTERIVLSAGGFLAPGQKVKPTLVKIER is encoded by the coding sequence ATGAACTACGAGACTTCGACGATCGATGCCGATGGCCGCCTGCTGACCGATGCGAGCGCGCCGCCGCCCTCGCGGCGGAAGCGCTGGATCATCGCGGTGGTGCTGGTGCTCGTCGCCGCACTGGCCGCCTGGTATTTCCTACGGCCCAAGCCGGTCGAGGTCGACCCGCTGAAGGGCAACGGCGCCCGCGCGACGCAGATTCCCTCGATCAGCGTCGCCGTGCCGGGCCGCGACACCGTCCGCACGATCATCTCGGGCACCGGCAGCCTGGCTGCGCGACGCGAGATGCCGATCGGCGTCGTCGGCGAAGGCGGCCTCGTCACCCGCGTGCTCGTCGAGCCGGGTAGCTGGGTCCGCGCCGGCCAGGTGCTCGCCACCGTCGATCGTAGCGTCCAGGCCGAAACCGCCGAATCGCTCGCCGCGCAGGTCCGCGTCGCACGCGCCGATGCCGAGATTGCCGAGTCGGAACTGACCCGCGCCCAGCAGCTCGTCGACCGCGGCTTCATCTCGAAGGCGGACGTCGAGCGCCGCACCGCCACCCGCGATGCCGCCCGTGCCCGCGTCTCGGTCGCCGAGGCGCAGCTGGGTGAGACGCGCGCGCGCAACCGCCGCCTCGACATTCGGTCGCCCGCCTCCGGCCTCGTCCTCGCCCGCGCGGTCGAGCCGGGTCAGATTGTCGGCGGCGGCCAGGGCGTGCTGTTCCGCATCGCGATGGACGGCCAGATGGAAATGCGCGCCCAGCTCGCCGAGAGCGACCTCGTCCGCGTCCGCGCCGGCGCGCCGGCCGAGGTGACGCCGGTCGGCTCGACCACCGCGGTCAAGGGTCAGGTGTGGCAGGTCTCGCCCATCATCGACCCCCAGACGCGCCAGGGCATCGCGCGCATCGCACTTCCCTATGCCGAGAGCCTGCGCCCCGGCGGCTTTGCCAGCGCGTCAATCGTCGCGGGTGCCGCGGTGGCGCCGCAGCTTCCCGAATCGGCGGTGCTGAGCGACGGCAAGGGCAATTTCGTCTATATCGTCGACGCCAAGAACCAGGTCGTGCGCCGCGACGTGCGCATCGGCGAGGTGTCCGACCGCGGCGTGTCGATCGCCAGCGGTCTCGACGGCACCGAGCGCATCGTCCTGTCCGCGGGTGGGTTCCTGGCGCCGGGTCAGAAGGTCAAGCCGACGCTCGTGAAGATCGAGCGCTGA
- a CDS encoding efflux RND transporter permease subunit — MNFRNISAWSIRNPVPSLVLFAALTLAGLVSFMRMDVNNEPDVEFPIAIVVVSQPGAAPSELETQVTQRVESAVRSLQGIDEISSNVQEGSSTTVVQLAIGTPIDRAVQDVREAITQIRSELPDGILEPQIYRANTTDNDLASFTAIAPDMTIEQLSWYVDNTVAKELLSVPGLSTVERIGGVDREIRVVLDPVKLQALGLTATQVNNQLRQVNLNAAGGRAEIAGSEQAVRVLGNAETAYSLGQQQIAVGDGRTVRLSDIARVIDGYAEVRSKAEYNKRQVIAFDIKRAKGASDVNVFYGATEKLKALQERNPKVRFEKLFNNVKYVEDQYHSALMAMVEGAVLAVIVVFFFLRDWRATAISALAIPLSAIPAFWFMDMLGFTLNQMTLLALSLVAGVLVDDAIVEIENIVRHMRMGKSAYQASIDAADEIGLAVLATTMAIVAVFLPVGLMPGISGQYFKNFGLTVVAAVLVSLAVARLITPMIAAYFLKAKGHAEHGEGRVMDAYVGILRWSLRHERATAFAAKGGWWRKLIAPIFDHRVWVVGAGAASLALTLVMFTVLPQTFQPTQDSDDVTAMIEMVPGTTLAQTDAVVQRVQQILAKEDIVTDTYARSFVGNGRVTAMLADGRKEKSNEFERRLAPTLAAIPDARVNFRAQGGWGGSGRDLTITLGGEDPVLLAETANKIMEEMGRLPSVVAPRVQGDLQRPEIVIRPRMDLAASMGVTTAALSSAIRVATLGDIDQNSARFGLNDRQIPIRVALDQNARERLSTIQNLPVQTQSGGAVPLSVIADIGFGAGPTRIDRVNQQRRLNIGADLAPGVVSGTAMKAIDNLPTMKNLPIGVNRLTLGQSKFQNEMIANFIIAVVSGILLVLAVLVLLYKRVMPPFVNMGSLLLAPLGGLLALWVTGQPISMPVYIGLLMLLGIVAKNSILLIDFALEEMGKGVDKMTAIIDAGHKRAQPIVMTTVAMVAGMVPTALSLSGDGSWRAPMGITVIGGLTLSTILTLLIVPATFSLSIAIERWVGPRLSKRLLTYRPGDDVEGGPPLLDHQPGGRIGYRPDTGSQPAE, encoded by the coding sequence GTGAACTTCCGCAACATCTCGGCCTGGTCGATCCGCAACCCGGTCCCTTCGCTCGTCCTGTTCGCCGCGCTGACGCTGGCGGGTCTCGTCAGCTTCATGCGGATGGACGTCAACAACGAGCCCGACGTCGAGTTTCCGATCGCGATCGTCGTCGTCAGCCAGCCGGGCGCCGCCCCCAGCGAGCTCGAGACGCAGGTGACGCAGCGCGTCGAATCCGCCGTCCGCTCGCTCCAGGGCATCGACGAGATTTCGTCGAACGTTCAGGAAGGCTCGTCGACCACCGTCGTCCAGCTCGCGATCGGCACCCCGATCGATCGCGCGGTGCAGGACGTGCGCGAGGCGATCACCCAGATCCGCAGCGAGCTGCCCGACGGCATCCTCGAGCCGCAGATCTATCGCGCCAACACCACCGACAACGACCTGGCGAGCTTCACCGCGATCGCGCCCGACATGACGATCGAGCAGCTCAGCTGGTACGTCGACAACACCGTCGCCAAGGAATTGCTGTCGGTTCCCGGCCTGTCGACGGTCGAGCGCATCGGCGGCGTCGACCGTGAGATCCGCGTCGTCCTCGACCCCGTCAAGCTCCAGGCGCTCGGCCTGACCGCGACGCAGGTCAACAACCAGCTTCGCCAGGTGAACCTGAACGCCGCCGGCGGCCGCGCGGAGATCGCCGGGTCGGAACAGGCGGTGCGCGTGCTCGGCAACGCCGAAACCGCCTACAGCCTGGGCCAGCAGCAGATCGCGGTCGGCGACGGCCGCACCGTGCGCCTGTCCGACATCGCCCGCGTGATCGACGGCTATGCCGAGGTCCGGTCGAAGGCCGAATACAACAAGCGCCAGGTGATCGCGTTCGACATCAAGCGCGCCAAGGGCGCCTCCGACGTCAACGTCTTCTACGGCGCGACCGAGAAGCTGAAGGCACTTCAGGAGCGCAACCCCAAGGTCCGCTTCGAAAAGCTGTTCAACAACGTCAAGTACGTCGAGGACCAGTATCACAGCGCGCTGATGGCGATGGTCGAGGGCGCGGTGCTCGCCGTCATCGTCGTCTTCTTCTTCCTGCGCGACTGGCGCGCGACCGCGATCTCGGCGCTCGCCATCCCGCTGTCGGCGATCCCCGCCTTTTGGTTCATGGACATGCTGGGCTTCACGCTCAACCAGATGACGCTGCTGGCGCTCAGCCTGGTCGCGGGCGTGCTGGTCGACGACGCGATCGTGGAAATCGAGAACATCGTCCGGCACATGCGCATGGGCAAGTCCGCCTATCAGGCATCGATCGACGCCGCGGACGAGATCGGCCTGGCCGTGCTCGCGACGACGATGGCGATCGTCGCGGTGTTCCTGCCGGTCGGCCTGATGCCCGGCATCTCGGGCCAGTATTTCAAGAATTTCGGCCTGACCGTCGTCGCAGCGGTGCTGGTCAGCCTGGCGGTTGCGCGCCTCATCACGCCGATGATCGCCGCCTATTTCCTCAAGGCCAAGGGGCATGCCGAGCATGGCGAGGGCCGGGTCATGGACGCCTATGTCGGCATCCTGCGCTGGTCGCTCCGCCATGAGCGGGCGACCGCCTTCGCGGCCAAGGGCGGCTGGTGGCGCAAGCTGATCGCGCCGATCTTCGACCACCGCGTGTGGGTGGTCGGCGCCGGCGCCGCGTCGCTGGCGCTGACGCTCGTCATGTTCACCGTCCTGCCCCAGACCTTCCAGCCGACGCAGGATTCGGACGACGTCACCGCGATGATCGAGATGGTGCCCGGCACCACGCTCGCCCAGACCGACGCCGTCGTCCAGCGCGTCCAGCAGATCCTGGCGAAAGAGGACATCGTCACCGACACCTATGCGCGAAGCTTCGTCGGCAACGGGCGCGTGACCGCGATGCTCGCCGACGGGCGCAAGGAAAAGAGCAACGAGTTCGAGCGCCGCCTGGCGCCGACGCTCGCGGCGATCCCCGACGCGCGCGTCAATTTCCGCGCGCAGGGCGGCTGGGGTGGCTCGGGCCGCGACCTGACGATCACGCTGGGCGGCGAGGATCCCGTCCTGCTCGCCGAGACCGCCAACAAGATCATGGAGGAGATGGGCCGCCTGCCCAGCGTCGTCGCGCCGCGCGTGCAGGGCGACCTCCAGCGGCCGGAAATCGTCATCCGTCCGCGCATGGACCTGGCCGCCAGCATGGGCGTGACCACCGCCGCGCTCTCCAGCGCGATCCGCGTCGCGACGCTGGGCGACATCGACCAGAACAGCGCCCGTTTCGGCCTCAACGATCGTCAGATCCCGATCCGCGTCGCGCTCGACCAGAATGCGCGCGAGCGGCTGTCGACGATCCAGAACCTGCCTGTCCAGACGCAGTCGGGCGGCGCGGTGCCGCTGTCGGTGATTGCCGACATCGGTTTCGGCGCCGGGCCCACCCGCATCGACCGCGTCAACCAGCAGCGCCGCCTCAACATCGGTGCCGACCTCGCCCCCGGCGTCGTCAGCGGCACCGCGATGAAGGCGATCGACAACCTGCCGACGATGAAGAACCTGCCGATCGGCGTGAATCGGCTGACGCTGGGCCAGAGCAAGTTCCAGAACGAGATGATCGCGAACTTCATCATCGCGGTGGTGTCGGGCATCCTCCTCGTGCTCGCGGTGCTGGTGCTCCTCTACAAGCGGGTGATGCCGCCCTTCGTGAACATGGGCTCGCTGCTGCTCGCGCCGCTCGGCGGTCTGCTCGCGCTGTGGGTCACGGGTCAGCCGATCTCGATGCCGGTCTATATCGGCTTGCTGATGCTGCTCGGCATCGTCGCCAAGAACTCGATCCTCCTCATCGACTTCGCGCTGGAGGAGATGGGCAAGGGCGTCGACAAGATGACGGCGATCATCGACGCCGGGCACAAGCGCGCGCAGCCGATCGTCATGACCACGGTGGCGATGGTCGCGGGCATGGTGCCGACCGCGCTGTCCCTGTCGGGCGACGGGTCGTGGCGCGCGCCGATGGGCATCACCGTGATCGGCGGCCTGACGCTTTCGACGATCCTGACGCTGCTGATCGTCCCCGCGACCTTCAGCCTGTCGATCGCGATCGAGCGCTGGGTCGGCCCGCGCCTGTCGAAGCGGCTGCTCACCTATCGTCCCGGCGACGATGTCGAGGGTGGCCCGCCGCTCCTCGACCATCAGCCCGGCGGCCGCATCGGCTATCGCCCGGACACTGGGTCGCAGCCGGCGGAGTAA
- a CDS encoding DUF445 domain-containing protein → MNRPLRVPGAGDAAPIALVRMRRVATGLLVAMAVLFLFARTQAGVHPAWGYVQAFAEAAMVGGLADWFAVTALFRHPLGLPIPHTAIVPRNKDRIGDQLGSFLRTNFLIPAVVARRMQRIDVAAALGRWLAEPAGAASATRLRYGASRLAADMLESLDQERLGGMVRGALSNQLRDLDVSPLIGQALEAAIADGRHVPLLDGIVRWAAKVLEANEHLVRAMVHERSGSIMRWTGLDETLANKIIGGLNKLIHDMAEDPAHPLRAKAEEGLASLAHDLQHDPDTQAKVATFKAELLDNPALGDWWQGIWERMRGGMLRMVRDPDTLLAGKLGEALAALGTTLQGDPLLARTINRFARRAAVGAASDYGDAIVRLVSDTIRGWDVATITMRLENAVGRDLQYIRINGTLVGGSVGLVLHAVEGAL, encoded by the coding sequence ATGAATCGTCCGTTGCGCGTCCCCGGGGCAGGAGACGCTGCCCCGATCGCGCTGGTGCGCATGCGCCGCGTCGCCACCGGCCTGTTGGTGGCGATGGCGGTGCTGTTCCTGTTCGCGCGGACGCAGGCGGGCGTGCATCCCGCATGGGGCTATGTTCAGGCCTTTGCCGAGGCGGCGATGGTCGGCGGGCTTGCCGATTGGTTCGCGGTCACCGCGCTGTTCCGCCATCCGCTCGGCCTGCCCATCCCGCACACCGCGATCGTGCCCCGGAACAAAGACCGGATCGGCGACCAGCTCGGCAGCTTCCTGCGCACCAACTTCCTGATCCCCGCCGTCGTCGCGCGGCGGATGCAGCGGATCGACGTCGCCGCCGCGCTTGGCCGCTGGCTCGCCGAACCCGCCGGCGCCGCGAGCGCCACGCGCCTTCGCTACGGCGCCTCCCGCCTCGCCGCCGACATGCTCGAATCGCTCGATCAGGAGCGGCTGGGCGGCATGGTCCGCGGCGCGCTGTCCAACCAGCTTCGCGACCTAGACGTCTCGCCGTTGATCGGCCAGGCGCTGGAGGCGGCGATCGCCGACGGCCGCCACGTGCCCCTGCTCGACGGCATCGTCCGCTGGGCGGCCAAGGTGCTGGAGGCCAATGAGCATCTGGTCCGCGCGATGGTGCACGAGCGCTCGGGCTCGATCATGCGCTGGACGGGCCTGGACGAAACCCTGGCGAACAAGATCATCGGCGGCCTCAACAAACTCATCCACGACATGGCCGAGGATCCCGCCCATCCGCTCCGCGCCAAGGCTGAGGAAGGGCTCGCCAGCCTCGCCCACGACCTTCAGCACGATCCCGACACGCAGGCAAAGGTGGCGACGTTCAAGGCCGAACTGCTCGACAATCCCGCGCTCGGCGACTGGTGGCAGGGGATCTGGGAGCGGATGCGCGGCGGGATGCTGCGCATGGTCCGCGATCCCGACACGCTGCTCGCCGGCAAGCTGGGCGAGGCGCTCGCCGCACTCGGCACCACGCTCCAGGGCGATCCGCTGCTCGCCCGTACGATCAATCGCTTCGCTCGCCGCGCGGCGGTGGGCGCGGCGTCCGACTATGGCGACGCGATCGTCCGGCTGGTCAGCGACACGATCCGCGGGTGGGACGTCGCGACGATCACGATGCGGCTGGAAAACGCCGTCGGCCGCGACCTCCAGTACATCCGCATCAACGGCACGCTCGTCGGCGGCTCCGTCGGCCTCGTCCTCCACGCGGTCGAGGGGGCGCTGTGA